From one Streptomyces sp. ICC1 genomic stretch:
- a CDS encoding enoyl-CoA hydratase/isomerase family protein: MIDTISTEIAEGEERIRLHVADGIAELTLCRPDKLNGWSWESTRQLGLLADRIRFDPDVRAVLLRAEGRAFCAGIDVTAPGGAITGESAAGRNRNYYEGIRWVHERFAVLARLPQPVVAAVQGYCLGFGFELALMADIRVAARDAVFALPEAQLGVAVDAGGDLRIARETGAGWAKYLALTGRRIDAETAHRLNLVQEVVPPGELEGTARALAAEIAANAPLAVQGIKRAIDSYADAALPAALDRVAMTAALTLTSEDAREGYSAKAARRPPRFTGG; encoded by the coding sequence GTGATCGACACCATCAGCACGGAGATCGCGGAGGGTGAGGAACGGATCCGGCTGCACGTGGCGGACGGGATCGCGGAACTCACCCTTTGCCGGCCGGACAAGCTCAACGGCTGGAGCTGGGAGTCCACGCGTCAGCTGGGCCTGCTGGCGGACCGGATCCGCTTCGACCCGGACGTGCGCGCGGTGCTGCTGCGGGCCGAGGGCCGGGCCTTCTGCGCGGGCATCGACGTGACCGCCCCCGGCGGGGCGATCACGGGGGAGTCGGCGGCGGGGCGCAACCGCAACTACTACGAGGGCATCCGCTGGGTCCACGAGCGCTTCGCGGTCCTGGCCCGCCTGCCGCAGCCGGTGGTGGCGGCGGTGCAGGGCTACTGCCTGGGATTCGGCTTCGAGCTGGCGCTGATGGCCGACATCCGGGTGGCGGCGCGGGACGCCGTCTTCGCGCTGCCCGAGGCCCAGTTGGGCGTCGCGGTGGACGCGGGCGGAGACCTGCGCATCGCCCGCGAGACGGGCGCGGGCTGGGCGAAGTACCTCGCCCTGACGGGCCGTCGCATCGACGCGGAGACGGCGCACCGGCTGAACCTGGTCCAAGAGGTCGTCCCGCCCGGGGAGCTGGAGGGCACCGCACGGGCCCTCGCTGCGGAGATCGCCGCGAACGCCCCGCTGGCCGTCCAGGGCATCAAACGCGCGATCGACTCCTACGCGGACGCCGCCCTCCCAGCGGCCCTGGACCGCGTCGCGATGACGGCGGCGCTCACCCTCACCTCGGAGGACGCGCGCGAGGGCTACAGCGCCAAGGCGGCGCGCCGGCCCCCGCGTTTCACGGGGGGCTGA
- a CDS encoding alpha/beta fold hydrolase has protein sequence MTASASYRQPGVVLTDHRFTVPLDHARPDGERIELYARELVAAGKDPESLPWLLYLEGGPGFGARRFIGRQAWLERALSEYRVLLLDQRGTGRSTPVNRQTLPLRGTPEQQAEYLVHFRADSIVRDAETIRPLLTGGKPWTVLGQSFGGFCVTHYLCAAPEGLTAALITGGLPSLDATAAEVYEAAYPRMERKNRAHYARYPMDVERARRIAAHLSEQPARLPGGYRLTVEAFQSLGILLGGSDGSHQLHYLLEDAFVPTQAGPALSDAFLEAVHAQLSFAGHPLYALVHEAIYAQDPGAPLGWAAERVRADHPRFDAAKTLAGDEAMYFTGETVHPWHFTCDPALAPLRETAELLAARTGWTPLYDRARLAANEVPVAAAVYHDDMYVDTAHSLATARAVRGLKTWVTDEFEHDGVRAGGPRVLDRLLALVRDEV, from the coding sequence GTGACCGCCAGTGCCAGCTACCGCCAGCCCGGTGTCGTCCTCACCGACCACCGCTTCACCGTCCCGCTCGACCACGCCCGCCCCGACGGCGAGCGGATCGAGCTGTACGCGCGCGAGCTGGTCGCCGCCGGCAAGGACCCGGAATCCCTGCCCTGGCTGCTCTACCTGGAGGGCGGTCCCGGCTTCGGCGCGCGCCGGTTCATCGGCCGGCAGGCCTGGCTGGAGCGGGCCCTGTCCGAGTACCGGGTGCTGCTCCTGGACCAGCGCGGGACCGGCCGCTCCACCCCGGTCAACCGGCAGACCCTGCCGCTGCGCGGAACCCCGGAGCAGCAGGCCGAGTACCTCGTCCACTTCCGGGCCGACTCCATCGTGCGCGACGCCGAGACCATCCGGCCCCTCCTCACCGGCGGCAAGCCCTGGACGGTCCTCGGGCAGAGCTTCGGCGGGTTCTGCGTCACCCACTACCTCTGCGCCGCCCCCGAGGGGCTGACCGCGGCCCTCATCACCGGCGGGCTGCCGTCCCTCGACGCGACGGCGGCCGAGGTCTACGAAGCCGCGTACCCCCGCATGGAGCGCAAGAACCGCGCGCACTACGCCCGTTACCCCATGGACGTGGAGCGCGCCCGGCGGATCGCCGCCCACCTGAGCGAGCAGCCCGCGCGGCTCCCCGGCGGCTACCGGCTGACGGTCGAGGCCTTCCAGTCCCTCGGGATCCTCCTCGGCGGCTCGGACGGCAGCCACCAGCTGCACTACCTGCTGGAGGACGCCTTCGTCCCCACGCAGGCCGGGCCCGCTCTCTCCGACGCCTTCCTCGAGGCCGTCCACGCGCAGCTCTCCTTCGCCGGGCACCCGCTCTACGCCCTGGTCCACGAGGCGATCTACGCCCAGGACCCGGGCGCGCCCCTCGGCTGGGCCGCCGAGCGGGTGCGCGCGGACCACCCGCGCTTCGACGCCGCGAAGACCCTCGCGGGCGACGAGGCGATGTACTTCACCGGCGAGACCGTCCACCCCTGGCACTTCACCTGCGATCCGGCGCTCGCCCCGCTGCGCGAGACCGCCGAGCTGCTGGCCGCCCGTACCGGCTGGACGCCGCTGTACGACCGGGCGCGGCTCGCCGCGAACGAGGTGCCGGTGGCCGCCGCCGTCTACCACGACGACATGTACGTGGACACCGCCCACTCCCTGGCCACGGCCCGGGCGGTCCGGGGGCTGAAGACCTGGGTGACGGACGAGTTCGAACACGACGGCGTCCGGGCCGGCGGCCCCCGCGTCCTGGACCGGCTGCTGGCACTCGTGCGCGACGAGGTCTAG
- a CDS encoding PQQ-binding-like beta-propeller repeat protein, whose translation MTAVPTVLRVFGDGPFAEAGEPGAAVTDERSGLVAVGGDVGRLRWNGHGSGERRWTEHRIGVYERDGLRCRHLVPSRHRVNCLAFHPVLPLLAVGTGSYDGGCHFTGELLLVHLDTGETVSALEHPREVVRMEWRSATALSLAVAPADDWEDPLAHERAHPAVIERADWSAVGHQGVSAVELAAPAEEFDRADPGADASWLLLGLAGSAGRDWSPRTRVRAVEALPDGRVLAALDGVLAEAWLPSGERQWAVEDEEGGRELLLAPDAASVWANAERPRRPHRTARPAPRVARLSADDGRVLENLPVEDAVTLLSGGGRTLLRALEGYRGTRPLTVLGPDGLAQGPAVTGFDPLNHAFPVRHASAPYLLVGADPHKPHADKWIATVDADGTLRRICPHSPEPGEHHFGGPAAETGGSLVYAGTVFPEDGSYVVRRSLADGAVRWRFRSEVPATALDTDGEVVHVAGADGTLLALDASDGSVRWRTQLRVHGAATVALSLAAAPGGGLLAGTADGRILHLADRPRP comes from the coding sequence ATGACTGCCGTACCCACTGTCCTGCGCGTTTTCGGCGACGGTCCGTTCGCCGAGGCGGGCGAGCCGGGCGCGGCCGTCACCGACGAGCGCTCGGGGCTGGTCGCGGTGGGCGGCGACGTGGGACGGCTCCGGTGGAACGGCCACGGCAGCGGAGAGCGGCGGTGGACCGAGCACCGGATCGGCGTGTACGAGCGGGACGGCCTGCGGTGCCGACATCTGGTGCCGTCCCGCCACCGGGTGAACTGCCTCGCCTTCCATCCCGTCCTGCCCCTCCTCGCGGTCGGCACCGGCTCGTACGACGGCGGCTGCCATTTCACCGGCGAGCTGCTGCTCGTCCACCTGGACACCGGCGAGACCGTGTCCGCGCTGGAGCACCCGCGCGAGGTGGTCCGGATGGAGTGGCGGAGCGCGACCGCGCTGAGTCTGGCCGTGGCGCCCGCGGACGACTGGGAGGACCCGCTGGCGCACGAACGGGCGCACCCGGCCGTGATCGAGCGCGCCGACTGGTCCGCTGTCGGGCACCAAGGCGTCTCCGCGGTGGAACTGGCGGCTCCGGCTGAGGAGTTCGACCGGGCGGACCCCGGCGCGGACGCCTCCTGGCTGCTCCTCGGCCTCGCGGGCTCCGCGGGCCGGGACTGGAGCCCGCGCACCCGGGTGCGGGCCGTCGAGGCCCTGCCGGACGGCCGGGTCCTGGCCGCACTGGACGGCGTACTGGCCGAGGCGTGGCTGCCGTCGGGCGAACGGCAGTGGGCCGTCGAGGACGAGGAGGGCGGCCGCGAGCTGCTCCTCGCCCCGGACGCGGCATCGGTGTGGGCCAACGCGGAACGCCCGCGCCGTCCCCACCGCACGGCACGTCCCGCCCCGCGGGTCGCCCGTCTCTCCGCCGACGACGGGCGCGTCCTGGAGAACCTGCCGGTGGAGGACGCGGTGACCCTGCTGAGCGGCGGCGGCCGTACGCTCCTGCGCGCCCTGGAGGGATACCGGGGCACCCGGCCGCTGACGGTCCTGGGCCCCGACGGCCTTGCGCAGGGGCCGGCCGTCACCGGTTTCGACCCGCTCAACCACGCCTTTCCCGTCCGCCACGCGAGCGCGCCGTACCTTCTGGTGGGCGCCGACCCGCACAAGCCGCATGCGGACAAGTGGATCGCGACGGTCGACGCGGACGGCACGCTCCGCCGGATCTGCCCGCATTCCCCGGAGCCCGGGGAGCACCACTTCGGCGGTCCGGCCGCCGAGACCGGCGGATCCCTGGTGTACGCGGGCACCGTCTTCCCCGAGGACGGGTCCTACGTCGTGCGCCGCTCCCTGGCCGACGGGGCCGTGCGGTGGCGGTTCCGGTCGGAGGTGCCCGCGACCGCTCTGGACACCGACGGGGAAGTGGTTCACGTCGCCGGCGCCGACGGCACGCTGCTGGCACTCGACGCCTCCGACGGCTCGGTGCGGTGGCGTACGCAGCTGCGGGTCCACGGCGCGGCGACCGTCGCGCTGTCGCTGGCGGCGGCCCCCGGCGGAGGACTGCTCGCCGGAACCGCCGACGGCCGGATCCTGCACCTCGCCGACCGGCCACGGCCCTGA
- a CDS encoding PfkB family carbohydrate kinase produces MTADPTNRPRSGFALDVVGIGALNLDYITHVDRNASPDRRPLTTRIAELLDGEAPVPEWGTETAVDEATVFAALEAINTSTLQTSLGGSAYNAVNVLAQLQLGLNLGYVGVAGRVPGPGLSAIDQLRGLGVDHPFVFRDDDHLCGICFSLTEDGDRTLLTHAGANSAMADHLARSFDEVVAYLATARVVHVTSFLDDRTPAALLATLRAVKEASPATLISFDPGHVWCTLPTEEVLGICGLTAYLMLNHREFHELGRRNGGDTDEDIAGHLLQGLANDRSVIVVKRRTGIHVWRSENGKAVEDFHPQIVLADDQIEDATGAGDVFAAGLLAVLTSDRLQVELGSLLGMTLARHKLRYVGSHGHGGLAAVTKDFIRSHDAARRAAALPAGVFIAHGRSPEWLAVKSFVERRFGLPVYSFESDSWGSRPVTEALTDYLQRCSFAICVLTAEDATGDGQLVARQNVIHEIGLFQGHYGFDRVIVLAEDGCESVPLPAEPYTSTFPRHAIDRTFWYLDRALQNQGFSHI; encoded by the coding sequence ATGACCGCTGATCCGACGAACCGACCGCGGTCCGGCTTCGCCCTGGACGTCGTCGGGATCGGGGCGCTCAACCTCGACTACATCACCCATGTCGACAGGAACGCGAGCCCGGACCGCCGGCCGCTCACCACGCGGATCGCCGAACTGCTCGACGGCGAGGCACCCGTCCCCGAATGGGGTACGGAGACCGCGGTGGACGAGGCCACGGTCTTCGCGGCGCTCGAAGCGATCAACACGTCCACGCTGCAGACGTCCCTGGGCGGCTCCGCCTACAACGCGGTCAACGTGCTCGCCCAGCTCCAACTGGGCCTGAACCTGGGCTACGTCGGGGTCGCCGGCCGGGTACCCGGCCCCGGGCTGTCGGCGATCGACCAACTGCGCGGCCTCGGTGTGGACCACCCGTTCGTCTTCAGGGACGACGACCACCTCTGCGGCATCTGCTTCTCCCTGACGGAGGACGGCGACCGGACGCTCCTCACCCACGCCGGCGCCAACAGCGCCATGGCCGACCACCTGGCGCGCTCCTTCGACGAGGTCGTCGCGTACCTCGCCACCGCCCGGGTCGTCCACGTCACCTCGTTCCTCGACGACCGCACGCCCGCCGCCCTCCTCGCCACCCTGCGCGCGGTCAAGGAAGCCAGCCCCGCCACACTGATCAGCTTCGATCCCGGGCACGTCTGGTGCACCCTGCCGACCGAGGAGGTCCTCGGGATCTGCGGGCTGACCGCGTACCTCATGCTCAACCACCGCGAGTTCCACGAGCTCGGCAGGAGGAACGGCGGCGACACGGACGAGGACATCGCCGGGCACCTCCTCCAGGGCCTCGCGAACGACAGGAGCGTCATCGTCGTCAAGCGGCGCACCGGGATCCACGTCTGGCGCAGCGAGAACGGCAAGGCGGTGGAGGACTTCCACCCGCAGATCGTCCTGGCCGACGACCAGATCGAGGACGCCACCGGGGCGGGCGACGTGTTCGCCGCCGGCCTGCTCGCGGTCCTGACGAGCGACCGGCTGCAAGTGGAGCTCGGCTCCCTGCTCGGCATGACCCTGGCCCGGCACAAGCTGCGCTACGTCGGCAGTCACGGCCACGGCGGACTGGCCGCCGTCACCAAGGACTTCATCCGCTCCCACGACGCGGCCCGGCGCGCGGCGGCCCTTCCCGCGGGAGTCTTCATCGCCCACGGCCGCAGCCCCGAGTGGCTCGCCGTGAAGTCCTTCGTGGAGCGCCGGTTCGGCCTGCCGGTGTACTCGTTCGAGTCGGACTCCTGGGGGAGCAGGCCGGTCACCGAGGCGCTCACCGACTACCTGCAGCGCTGCAGTTTCGCGATCTGCGTGCTGACCGCGGAGGACGCGACGGGCGACGGCCAGCTCGTCGCGCGCCAGAACGTGATCCACGAGATCGGCCTGTTCCAGGGCCACTACGGGTTCGACCGGGTGATCGTCCTGGCCGAGGACGGATGCGAATCGGTCCCGCTCCCCGCCGAGCCGTACACGAGCACCTTCCCCAGGCACGCCATCGACCGCACGTTCTGGTACTTGGACCGGGCGCTTCAGAACCAGGGATTCTCCCACATCTGA
- a CDS encoding LysR substrate-binding domain-containing protein gives MSLTLATPHAEAPAAAVLAPREQEALGYIAAGCTYVQTARSMGLSRHTVDAYLRRIRAKLGINTSAELVRMAVTLGLASYTHLPRPPAAPWATSRSPARSACATAAADQGATLRTHADAPWITATPGTLCHAMTLRACQAAGFTPRIRHQVDEFATVLALVAAGQGVAVVPQLGITGHADRAVVLTRLLMERRTKVAFRSGAGAHPAVAAFAAALRAAVPPELA, from the coding sequence ATGAGCCTCACACTCGCCACGCCGCACGCCGAAGCCCCCGCCGCCGCCGTACTCGCCCCCCGCGAGCAGGAGGCACTGGGATACATCGCCGCAGGGTGCACCTACGTGCAGACGGCCCGCTCCATGGGACTCTCCAGGCACACGGTCGACGCCTACCTCCGCCGCATCCGGGCCAAGCTGGGCATCAACACCTCGGCGGAACTGGTCCGCATGGCCGTCACCCTGGGGCTGGCCTCTTATACCCATCTGCCCCGTCCGCCGGCCGCCCCGTGGGCCACGTCCAGGTCCCCGGCGCGCAGCGCGTGCGCGACCGCCGCCGCAGACCAGGGCGCGACGCTCCGTACCCACGCCGACGCGCCCTGGATCACCGCCACGCCCGGCACGCTCTGCCACGCCATGACCCTGCGGGCCTGCCAGGCCGCCGGGTTCACACCGAGGATCCGGCACCAGGTGGACGAGTTCGCGACCGTCCTCGCCCTGGTCGCGGCCGGCCAGGGGGTGGCCGTGGTGCCGCAGCTCGGGATCACCGGACACGCGGACCGGGCCGTCGTGCTCACCCGGCTCCTCATGGAGCGCCGCACCAAGGTGGCCTTCCGCAGCGGAGCCGGCGCCCACCCCGCCGTGGCCGCCTTCGCCGCGGCCCTGCGCGCGGCCGTACCACCGGAACTGGCCTAG
- a CDS encoding carbohydrate kinase family protein — translation MDAASRSDARRHGPEIVGVGALNVDYIASVSRLSAHMADRVSESTARFEWNTEGPIDEIAISKAIGRLGAASLDASLGGSAWLTTFTLAQMRLGLTLGYVGVAGRIETPGLSFVRQMDLFGIDRRWVARRPQRLAGVCLSYLEDVERVMLTHPGANYLMAEHLTRNGEQIAHYLAQARIVHVTSFLDELTPPVLLEVLCRARRINPALLLSFDPGFAWAENRSGAVDGILALSDLLFVNHREFKALGEYALGESDEVLSQRVLARCGPSCTVFVTKRYDSVEVFRTAPTGVLAQRFQLRRPVREGAIEDATGAGDVFSASVIAALASTRLQAELGSFLGLSLSRLRAVQAHTGTSALPVLGREGFLQSTEALTAPGTRPGAVLVAHDEDAQWDALRTFLEDDCRLTVHTLNHPRGQDARHPQVMREQLGRCAFAICVLSASRVMAAGQRRASESAVHQVGVFQGYYGFGKVAILAEEGCEEFSNNAGLIRLDFAPGRIGATFVELERMLVRERILARGGHPHDR, via the coding sequence ATGGACGCTGCGAGTCGCTCCGACGCAAGGCGGCACGGTCCGGAGATCGTCGGGGTGGGGGCGCTCAACGTCGACTACATCGCGAGCGTTTCGCGGCTGTCGGCGCACATGGCCGACCGGGTCTCCGAGTCCACCGCGCGCTTCGAGTGGAACACCGAGGGCCCCATCGACGAGATCGCGATCTCCAAGGCGATCGGCAGGCTCGGCGCCGCGTCGCTGGACGCCTCCCTGGGCGGCTCGGCGTGGCTGACCACCTTCACCCTCGCCCAGATGCGGCTGGGCCTGACCCTGGGCTACGTGGGAGTCGCCGGGCGGATCGAGACGCCCGGGCTGTCCTTCGTACGGCAGATGGACCTCTTCGGCATCGACCGGCGCTGGGTCGCCCGCAGGCCGCAACGGCTCGCCGGCGTCTGCCTGTCGTACCTGGAGGACGTCGAGAGGGTGATGCTCACCCATCCCGGTGCGAACTACCTCATGGCCGAGCACCTGACGCGCAACGGCGAGCAGATCGCCCACTACCTGGCGCAGGCCCGGATCGTCCACGTCACGTCGTTCCTGGACGAGCTGACCCCGCCGGTGCTGCTCGAAGTGCTCTGCCGGGCACGCCGGATCAATCCGGCCCTGCTGCTGAGCTTCGACCCGGGCTTCGCGTGGGCGGAGAACCGGAGCGGGGCGGTGGACGGCATCCTGGCCCTCAGCGACCTGCTGTTCGTCAACCACAGGGAGTTCAAGGCCTTGGGCGAGTACGCACTGGGGGAGTCGGACGAGGTCCTCTCCCAGCGGGTGCTGGCCAGGTGCGGCCCGAGCTGCACCGTGTTCGTCACCAAGCGGTACGACAGCGTGGAGGTCTTCCGGACCGCGCCGACGGGGGTGCTCGCCCAGCGGTTCCAACTGCGCCGACCGGTCCGGGAGGGCGCCATCGAGGACGCGACCGGGGCCGGCGACGTGTTCTCGGCGTCGGTCATCGCCGCGCTCGCCTCCACCCGGCTCCAAGCCGAGCTCGGATCCTTCCTCGGCCTGAGCCTCTCGCGCCTGCGGGCCGTCCAGGCGCACACCGGCACGTCCGCGCTGCCGGTGCTCGGCCGGGAGGGCTTCCTCCAGTCGACCGAAGCGCTCACGGCGCCCGGCACCCGCCCCGGGGCCGTCCTCGTGGCCCACGACGAGGACGCCCAGTGGGACGCCCTGCGGACGTTCCTGGAAGACGACTGCCGGCTGACGGTCCACACCCTCAACCACCCGCGCGGCCAGGACGCCCGCCACCCGCAGGTGATGCGCGAACAACTGGGCCGCTGCGCGTTCGCGATCTGCGTCCTGTCGGCCTCCCGGGTGATGGCCGCCGGTCAACGGCGCGCCAGCGAGAGCGCCGTTCACCAGGTGGGCGTCTTCCAGGGCTACTACGGTTTCGGCAAGGTCGCCATCCTGGCGGAGGAAGGATGCGAGGAGTTCTCCAACAACGCCGGCCTGATCCGCCTGGACTTCGCTCCCGGCCGCATCGGCGCAACCTTCGTGGAACTGGAACGCATGCTGGTCAGGGAACGGATCCTGGCCCGGGGAGGACATCCGCATGACCGCTGA
- a CDS encoding S-(hydroxymethyl)mycothiol dehydrogenase, with protein sequence MTHRVRGVIARSKGAPVETTTILVPDPGPGEVLVRVQACGVCHTDLHYREGGINDEFPFLLGHEAAGVVESVGPDVASVAPGDFVVLNWRAVCGNCRACKRGRPWYCFATHNATQSMTLEDGTPLSPALGIGAFAEKTLVAAGQCTKVDPAASPAAAGLLGCGVMAGLGAALNTGNVGRGDSVAVIGCGGVGNAAVAGARLAGASRIIAVDLDDRKLEWARGLGATHTVNGAAVDVVKAIQELTGGNGADVVIDAVGRPETYRQAFYARDLAGTVVLVGVPTPEMRLELPLLDVFGRGGALKSSWYGDCLPERDFPLLVDLYLQGRLDLDAFVSERIALDGVEEAFARMERGEVLRSVVEF encoded by the coding sequence GTGACGCATCGCGTACGAGGGGTCATCGCACGGAGCAAGGGCGCGCCGGTGGAGACCACGACGATCCTCGTGCCCGACCCGGGGCCCGGCGAGGTGCTCGTACGGGTCCAGGCCTGCGGGGTCTGCCACACCGACCTGCACTACCGCGAGGGCGGGATCAACGACGAGTTCCCCTTCCTGCTCGGCCACGAGGCGGCCGGGGTCGTCGAATCGGTCGGACCGGACGTCGCCTCCGTGGCCCCCGGTGACTTCGTCGTCCTCAACTGGCGTGCGGTGTGCGGCAATTGTCGGGCCTGCAAGCGCGGCCGCCCCTGGTACTGCTTCGCCACGCACAACGCCACCCAGTCCATGACCCTGGAGGACGGCACCCCGCTCTCCCCGGCGCTGGGCATCGGTGCCTTCGCCGAGAAGACCCTGGTCGCCGCCGGCCAGTGCACCAAGGTGGACCCGGCCGCCTCGCCGGCCGCCGCGGGACTGCTCGGCTGCGGGGTGATGGCCGGTCTCGGCGCGGCCCTGAACACCGGCAACGTCGGGCGCGGCGACTCCGTCGCCGTCATCGGCTGCGGGGGAGTGGGCAACGCCGCCGTGGCCGGGGCCCGGCTGGCCGGAGCCTCGCGGATCATCGCCGTGGACCTCGACGACCGGAAGCTCGAATGGGCGCGGGGCCTCGGCGCCACGCACACCGTCAACGGCGCGGCCGTGGACGTGGTCAAGGCCATCCAGGAGCTCACCGGCGGGAACGGCGCCGACGTGGTCATCGATGCCGTCGGCCGCCCCGAGACGTACCGCCAGGCGTTCTACGCGCGCGACCTGGCCGGCACGGTGGTCCTGGTCGGCGTCCCGACGCCGGAGATGCGCCTCGAACTCCCTCTGCTCGACGTCTTCGGGCGCGGCGGCGCCCTGAAGTCCTCCTGGTACGGGGACTGCCTGCCCGAGCGGGACTTCCCGCTGCTCGTCGACCTCTACCTCCAGGGGCGCCTCGACCTCGACGCGTTCGTCTCCGAACGGATCGCGCTCGACGGGGTCGAGGAGGCCTTCGCGCGGATGGAGCGGGGCGAGGTGCTCCGCTCGGTGGTCGAGTTCTGA
- a CDS encoding PIG-L deacetylase family protein encodes MTEQLDGPAPLEPMPTDWTRALAVVAHPDDLEYGCAAAIADWTDGGREVVYLLATRGEAGIDGIAPAECAPLREAEQRASAAVVGVSAVEFLDHRDGVLEYGLDLRRDIAAAIRRHRPELVVTMNHRDTWGGAEGGGWWNTPDHKAVGRATLDAAGDAGNRWIFPELLTEQGLEPWNGVRWVAVSGTTTPTHAADAGPGMERSVKSLMEHKAYIDALTDEDPETYVRGFLTGNARMAAARFGGRPAVAFEVFPR; translated from the coding sequence ATGACTGAACAACTGGACGGGCCCGCGCCCTTGGAGCCCATGCCCACCGACTGGACGCGCGCGCTCGCCGTGGTGGCCCACCCCGACGACCTCGAGTACGGCTGCGCGGCGGCCATCGCGGACTGGACGGACGGCGGCCGGGAGGTCGTCTACCTGCTCGCCACGCGCGGCGAGGCGGGGATCGACGGAATCGCCCCCGCCGAGTGCGCCCCGCTGCGCGAAGCCGAACAGCGCGCGAGCGCGGCCGTCGTCGGAGTGTCCGCCGTGGAGTTCCTCGACCACCGCGACGGGGTGCTCGAGTACGGCCTCGACCTGCGCCGGGACATCGCGGCCGCCATCCGCCGGCACCGCCCCGAGCTGGTCGTCACCATGAACCACCGCGACACGTGGGGCGGGGCCGAGGGCGGCGGCTGGTGGAACACCCCGGACCACAAGGCGGTCGGCCGGGCCACCCTGGACGCTGCGGGGGACGCCGGCAACCGCTGGATCTTCCCCGAACTCCTCACGGAGCAGGGCCTGGAGCCGTGGAACGGGGTCCGCTGGGTCGCGGTGTCCGGAACCACGACGCCGACGCACGCGGCGGACGCCGGTCCGGGCATGGAGCGCTCGGTGAAGTCCCTGATGGAGCACAAGGCGTACATCGACGCGCTGACGGACGAGGACCCCGAGACGTACGTGCGCGGCTTCCTGACGGGCAACGCCCGGATGGCGGCGGCCCGGTTCGGCGGCCGCCCGGCGGTGGCGTTCGAGGTCTTCCCGCGTTGA
- a CDS encoding MBL fold metallo-hydrolase: MDRQGPVVALLDASGAFFEPARTAFPGAGAAAWAAAALVDPGAAGPDGSWLLDFRCFAVARPHGRWVLVDAGVGPAHGPAAGWAPVPGRLPAALEEAGIAPGDVEAVVLTHLHEDHTGWTLDRAGLPFFPAARYLVQGAEVAALDRADPVWDWVVAPLRATGQLHEVSGVHRLAPGLTLLPTPGHTPGHQSVLVEGSGAGGGVRDVLVTGDVLVHAVQLADTAVPYSHERDRAAARASREELLALAARRGALLATAHLTRAFVEPAVPRDPACQGIV, translated from the coding sequence ATGGACAGACAAGGGCCGGTAGTGGCCCTGCTCGACGCCTCCGGGGCGTTCTTCGAGCCCGCCCGCACGGCGTTCCCCGGAGCGGGCGCCGCCGCCTGGGCGGCGGCCGCGCTCGTGGACCCCGGCGCCGCCGGTCCCGACGGCTCCTGGCTGCTGGACTTCCGGTGCTTCGCCGTGGCCCGGCCGCACGGCCGCTGGGTGCTCGTCGACGCCGGGGTCGGCCCGGCGCACGGGCCCGCGGCCGGCTGGGCCCCGGTCCCGGGCCGGCTGCCCGCCGCGCTCGAGGAGGCCGGGATCGCGCCGGGCGACGTGGAGGCGGTGGTCCTGACGCATCTGCACGAGGACCACACGGGCTGGACCCTGGACCGGGCAGGCCTGCCGTTCTTCCCGGCCGCGCGGTACCTCGTACAGGGCGCGGAGGTCGCGGCCCTGGACCGGGCGGATCCCGTGTGGGACTGGGTCGTCGCACCGCTGCGGGCCACGGGGCAGCTGCACGAGGTGTCCGGGGTCCACCGGCTCGCCCCCGGCCTGACCCTGCTCCCGACGCCCGGGCACACCCCGGGCCACCAGTCGGTGCTGGTGGAGGGGTCCGGCGCGGGCGGCGGGGTCCGGGACGTGCTGGTCACCGGTGACGTGCTCGTCCACGCCGTACAGCTGGCCGATACGGCCGTCCCGTACTCCCACGAGCGCGACCGGGCCGCCGCCCGCGCCTCCCGGGAGGAGCTGCTGGCCCTGGCGGCGCGCCGCGGCGCCCTCCTGGCCACCGCGCACCTGACCCGGGCCTTCGTGGAGCCGGCCGTACCGCGGGATCCGGCCTGTCAGGGGATCGTCTAG